Proteins from one Listeria weihenstephanensis genomic window:
- a CDS encoding metal-sulfur cluster assembly factor → MDAELKENLMGALEQVIDPELGIDIVNIGLVYDVDLDDEGLCTVTMTLTTMGCPLAGVLTDQVRVAMSDIPEVKDTNVELVWTPAWSKDRMSRYAKIALGIR, encoded by the coding sequence ATGGATGCTGAACTAAAAGAAAATTTAATGGGTGCTTTGGAACAAGTAATCGATCCGGAGCTAGGTATTGATATTGTTAATATTGGTCTAGTTTACGATGTGGACTTGGATGATGAAGGACTTTGTACGGTAACGATGACATTAACTACGATGGGATGCCCGCTTGCAGGTGTTCTTACGGATCAAGTTCGTGTGGCAATGTCGGATATTCCAGAAGTGAAAGACACGAATGTAGAACTAGTTTGGACGCCGGCTTGGTCGAAAGATCGGATGTCGCGTTACGCTAAGATCGCACTCGGTATACGTTAA
- the yjfP gene encoding esterase: MIQVEHKWIKEIPVLHIFDERSGLEALPTVFFYHGFQSQKELYLPYAYLLAQRGMRVILPDAPMHGERWAKETDTEQAIYFWDTVRGNIDELPILVEALGAEGLMDMSRLAVGGFSMGAITSFGMLAQYDWLKVGVCLAGSSYYGHFAKALADGVAKQGVEFPFDVDARIRELAPYDLSAAPTKLKNRPLMMWHGKADDVVPFQYSEKLYEALVEEDMTDNVAFMVDEKAKHKISIEGMLAAVGFLEEKL, encoded by the coding sequence ATGATTCAAGTAGAACATAAGTGGATAAAAGAAATTCCAGTCTTGCATATTTTTGATGAGAGGAGTGGGCTAGAAGCTTTGCCTACAGTCTTTTTTTATCATGGTTTTCAGTCGCAAAAAGAGCTCTATTTGCCGTATGCTTATTTGCTTGCGCAGCGCGGGATGCGTGTGATTTTGCCAGATGCACCGATGCATGGGGAACGCTGGGCGAAAGAAACGGATACGGAACAAGCCATTTATTTCTGGGACACGGTTCGTGGGAATATTGATGAATTGCCGATATTGGTTGAGGCGCTGGGGGCAGAAGGGCTGATGGATATGTCGAGACTTGCGGTTGGCGGTTTTTCGATGGGGGCGATTACGAGTTTTGGAATGTTAGCGCAGTATGATTGGCTAAAAGTTGGTGTTTGTCTTGCGGGGAGTTCGTATTACGGGCATTTTGCCAAGGCATTAGCGGATGGCGTTGCGAAACAAGGAGTGGAGTTTCCTTTTGACGTAGATGCACGAATTCGTGAGCTTGCACCGTATGATCTAAGCGCTGCGCCTACGAAATTGAAAAATCGGCCTTTGATGATGTGGCACGGTAAAGCGGATGATGTGGTGCCTTTCCAATACAGCGAGAAATTGTATGAGGCTTTGGTGGAAGAGGACATGACGGACAACGTTGCATTCATGGTGGATGAGAAAGCGAAACATAAAATATCGATTGAGGGCATGCTTGCGGCTGTCGGCTTTTTAGAAGAAAAATTATAA
- a CDS encoding Cof-type HAD-IIB family hydrolase — protein MTKKLIVLDLDGTALKSDQTISDRTKKALANAREQGHEVMIATGRPYRMSHMYYYELGLDTPIVNFNGAVFHHPRDIKFSNAYHQAIDLKTARELLDFSTNYALDNIAAEVQDSVFLRERNNSVPDMFQQGKENVFIGDLRNTITTDPTSLLFFASQEMLQEISSHMDTRLSNIVTYRNWGAEWPAMEMTKFGVHKAVGVQAASRYLGIDRKDIIAFGDEDNDLEMIDYAGVGVAMGNAIDPLKNVANTVTLSNEEDGIAIYLEENLGV, from the coding sequence ATGACAAAAAAATTAATCGTCCTCGATCTGGATGGAACCGCCCTAAAAAGCGATCAAACCATTTCCGATCGAACAAAGAAAGCACTAGCTAATGCACGCGAGCAAGGCCACGAAGTTATGATTGCGACTGGTCGCCCGTATCGCATGAGCCACATGTACTATTATGAACTAGGCTTAGATACACCGATTGTAAATTTCAATGGTGCCGTTTTCCATCACCCACGAGATATTAAATTCAGCAATGCCTACCATCAGGCCATCGACTTAAAAACAGCACGTGAACTGCTTGATTTCTCAACAAATTATGCGCTAGATAATATTGCAGCAGAAGTTCAAGATAGTGTGTTCCTACGCGAACGCAACAATAGCGTACCCGACATGTTCCAACAAGGCAAAGAAAATGTCTTTATCGGAGATCTGCGCAACACAATAACAACAGATCCGACATCGCTACTATTTTTCGCTAGTCAAGAAATGCTACAAGAAATCAGCAGTCATATGGACACACGCCTTTCCAATATTGTGACATACCGTAATTGGGGCGCAGAATGGCCAGCGATGGAAATGACAAAATTCGGCGTTCATAAAGCAGTCGGCGTCCAAGCTGCAAGTCGTTATCTTGGCATTGATCGCAAAGATATTATTGCATTTGGTGATGAAGATAATGATCTTGAGATGATAGATTACGCAGGCGTTGGCGTTGCAATGGGTAATGCCATCGATCCACTGAAAAACGTGGCAAACACAGTCACACTATCCAACGAAGAAGACGGTATTGCGATTTATTTGGAAGAAAATTTAGGCGTATAA
- a CDS encoding YitT family protein: MKQRQIYIESTKKFFIAVLAALLNAIGMNFFLIPAHVYASGLTGVAQLTSDLLQDGIGVTLSTGLLVLLLNIPVAVLGWFKVGRAFTVFSFVTVAFMSLFLIVIPVQEVSSDILLNAIFGGVISSVGIGLALKFGISSGGLDIIAMYITIKTGRSFGKYFLIMNGVIILIAGFTYEWTYALYTLISLYVSSRVIDTIHTRHQKLTAMIMTQNPEDVIRGVQDNMFRGITVVDATGAYSKESVTMLVMVITRYELYDLTHIVQAVDPRCFINIVETSSVFGDFRSEADQRMAMEMYKTGIHH, from the coding sequence TTGAAGCAACGACAAATTTATATTGAGAGTACGAAGAAATTTTTTATTGCAGTGCTTGCTGCGTTGTTGAATGCGATCGGGATGAATTTTTTCTTGATTCCTGCGCATGTTTATGCAAGTGGTCTGACAGGTGTTGCACAGCTTACTTCTGATTTATTGCAGGATGGAATTGGTGTAACGTTATCAACTGGATTACTTGTGTTATTACTAAATATTCCTGTAGCGGTACTGGGCTGGTTTAAGGTAGGCCGAGCGTTTACGGTATTCAGCTTTGTAACGGTAGCTTTTATGTCTTTGTTTTTAATTGTGATACCAGTACAGGAGGTTTCTTCGGATATTCTGCTAAATGCGATTTTTGGTGGGGTTATTTCGTCTGTAGGGATTGGACTAGCACTTAAGTTTGGGATTTCTTCAGGGGGTCTTGATATTATTGCGATGTACATTACGATTAAAACGGGACGCTCATTTGGTAAATATTTTTTGATTATGAATGGTGTTATTATTTTGATTGCAGGGTTTACTTATGAGTGGACGTATGCACTTTATACGCTGATTTCATTGTATGTTTCTAGTCGAGTGATAGATACAATTCATACGAGACATCAAAAATTAACAGCAATGATTATGACGCAGAATCCAGAAGATGTGATTCGCGGCGTTCAGGATAATATGTTTCGAGGTATTACAGTGGTGGATGCGACGGGTGCGTACTCTAAGGAGAGTGTCACGATGCTTGTGATGGTCATTACTCGCTATGAATTATATGATTTGACGCATATTGTGCAAGCTGTGGACCCGCGTTGCTTTATTAACATTGTGGAGACTTCGAGCGTATTTGGTGATTTTCGTTCGGAAGCTGATCAGAGGATGGCGATGGAAATGTATAAGACTGGGATACATCATTAG
- a CDS encoding YisL family protein, producing the protein MWAYIHLISWVGIVVFTLVAMFIYKKSAKVFTIMQMSNRVLYITVILSGIMMMKYSFSDHVVVSIFKILLGLATIGVVEMLLSYRKKQKPSNLFLGLFIVCVIATVSVGFYLSGGRPLF; encoded by the coding sequence ATGTGGGCATATATTCATTTGATTTCATGGGTAGGGATTGTGGTATTTACTTTAGTGGCAATGTTTATCTATAAGAAATCAGCAAAAGTTTTTACAATTATGCAGATGTCTAATCGGGTGCTGTATATCACGGTTATTTTGAGTGGAATTATGATGATGAAGTATAGTTTTAGTGATCATGTGGTAGTATCTATTTTCAAGATATTGCTGGGACTTGCAACGATTGGTGTTGTGGAAATGTTACTTAGTTATCGGAAGAAGCAAAAACCGTCGAATCTCTTTTTGGGGTTATTTATCGTATGTGTGATTGCTACTGTTAGTGTAGGGTTCTATTTGTCTGGAGGACGACCTCTATTTTAA
- a CDS encoding fumarylacetoacetate hydrolase family protein, with protein MKWISFKKGGRDSFGIVKGDEIIDISAFFMESECPKTLVDLISQPEKLEHIINQQEAMQGAISCKDIQFCPAIVPANNVLAVGKNYRKHVLEMGSAKDIPEAIMIFTKSKNALLGHRGTIPLHAEVTDELDYEGELAVVIGKQVVDVSMDEAMDAVFGYTILNDVTARDLQVKHKQFYIAKSLDGSCPIGPYVVTKDEIPDPSKLRIKTLVNGELRQDGTLDQLIFPIATIISELSKGHTLMPGDVIATGTPDGVGKGMKPPRFLNAGDTVTITIEGIGTLENQVM; from the coding sequence ATGAAGTGGATTAGCTTTAAAAAGGGTGGTAGAGATTCATTTGGTATTGTAAAGGGAGATGAAATTATTGATATCAGTGCATTCTTTATGGAATCAGAGTGTCCTAAAACGTTAGTAGATCTTATTTCGCAACCTGAGAAGCTAGAGCATATTATCAATCAGCAGGAAGCGATGCAAGGCGCAATTTCGTGTAAGGATATTCAATTTTGTCCAGCGATCGTACCTGCTAATAATGTTCTGGCTGTTGGGAAGAATTATCGGAAGCACGTGTTAGAGATGGGGAGCGCGAAGGATATTCCAGAAGCCATTATGATTTTTACTAAAAGTAAAAATGCACTTTTGGGGCATCGCGGAACAATCCCGCTGCACGCTGAGGTGACAGATGAGTTGGATTATGAAGGCGAGCTTGCGGTTGTGATTGGGAAACAGGTTGTAGATGTTTCGATGGATGAAGCGATGGATGCTGTGTTTGGCTATACAATTCTAAATGATGTGACGGCCCGGGATTTACAGGTGAAGCACAAACAATTTTATATTGCTAAAAGTTTAGATGGAAGTTGTCCGATTGGGCCCTATGTTGTGACAAAGGATGAGATTCCAGATCCAAGCAAATTGCGAATTAAAACGCTGGTAAATGGCGAATTGAGACAAGATGGCACGCTGGATCAGCTTATTTTTCCGATTGCAACGATTATTTCGGAGCTTTCAAAAGGACATACGCTTATGCCAGGTGATGTCATTGCTACAGGGACTCCAGATGGTGTCGGAAAGGGCATGAAGCCACCACGCTTTCTAAATGCGGGAGATACTGTTACAATTACGATTGAAGGAATTGGAACGCTTGAAAATCAAGTGATGTAA
- the addA gene encoding helicase-exonuclease AddAB subunit AddA → MKKEIPMKPDSVTWTEDQWKAIHASGQNILVAAAAGSGKTAVLVNRVIEKIIDPENPIDVDELLIVTFTNASAAEMKARIGRAIENALLANESSGHLKRQIALLNYASISTLHSFCLDVIKRYYYLADIDPEFRLIDPIESAMVRDEVMDKLLEEHYGQAEDIAFFELVDTFTGDRSDDDISRVVGELYDFSRAHPDPEKWLEAIVTNYDVANISDVVDLSFYPVIEKQLLMTLRQAEHFLRHAILLCGETAGPEPYIVTLNNDLDQVMFIIEALNNGWNELGDTWKAVKFQRIATLKNKDMYDEVLVDQVKKLRDQAKKVITDAQNEWFQRSGTNYLLDLGKMKPTIETLIALSKEFSVRFYEEKVARGMLDFNDLEHLALRILSDPEHKNKPSSAALGYLAKFKEVLIDEYQDTNMVQESILSLVTADTEADGNLFMVGDVKQSIYRFRLAEPGLFLAKYKRYTEDGHETGMKIDLSQNFRSRSEVLDTTNFIFNQLMDTEVGEIEYDSQAELVLGANFPESDTSDTELVLIDMEQDDKSDEADDLSPEQLQKRQVEARYIARRIDLLIQEKTPIFDKALKQYRAIEYRDIVILSRALTSAPEMEEAMKELDIPFYANNNSGYFEATEVAVMISLLKIIDNPYQDIPLASVLRSPLIGLNEDAMARIRAVGKNMPYFEALEKYAITQSDGLVEQVQSFLKQLSNWRELSMRENLADLISQIFQETHFYDFMGGLPGGKQRQANLRALLDRANQYEKTAFRGLFRFIRFVEKLEVKGQDLGTAKTLGEKEDVVRMMTIHASKGLEFPVVFLSGLDRKFNMRDIYNKYLFDKDFGFATRYNDPVKRIVYPTIMQQAIKYKKVAEMTAEEMRVLYVALTRAEEKLILVGTVPSLEKATAEWERSMHQAEWILPASVRYQAKTYLQWIGSVFVRHPSYLAQMGVTQVSGAVKLPTNMSLVIAKHQYEEFLTVNNDDKEDSGWLDIVKYGKDAETESPYYRQIQNRLGFEYGFKEEAEIRSKQSVTEVKRQFSVTDSFSDTRFTRNAQPVSFERPKFMQEQKLTATERGTAMHTVMQALSLDEKPTSRTVALLLEDLVTREIMNENQAASIQIDEIIAFFDSELGEIMIQNATRTSREIPFSYKIPANRLYQKVETDEQIIVQGMIDVMVDTGDELIIIDYKTDQITGKFENDWLRAEPVLKKRYQVQMDMYKEAVEKISSRQVDHVYLYFFDGDHICELTEGE, encoded by the coding sequence ATGAAAAAGGAAATTCCTATGAAGCCAGATAGTGTCACATGGACGGAAGATCAGTGGAAGGCTATACATGCTTCTGGTCAAAATATTCTTGTCGCAGCGGCGGCTGGATCGGGGAAAACGGCAGTACTTGTAAACCGTGTGATTGAAAAGATTATTGATCCAGAGAATCCTATTGATGTGGACGAATTGCTTATTGTAACTTTTACAAATGCCTCTGCTGCTGAAATGAAGGCGAGAATTGGCAGAGCTATAGAAAATGCACTTTTGGCAAATGAATCGTCGGGGCATTTGAAACGGCAAATTGCTTTACTTAACTACGCTTCTATCTCAACGCTACATTCTTTTTGTTTAGACGTTATAAAAAGATATTACTACTTGGCAGATATTGATCCAGAATTCCGTCTAATTGACCCGATTGAAAGCGCAATGGTACGTGATGAAGTGATGGATAAGTTGCTAGAGGAACACTACGGGCAGGCGGAAGATATCGCTTTTTTTGAATTGGTAGATACATTCACTGGAGACCGATCAGATGATGATATTAGCCGAGTTGTTGGGGAGCTTTATGATTTCTCTCGGGCACATCCTGATCCAGAGAAGTGGTTAGAAGCAATTGTTACTAATTATGATGTAGCCAATATTTCGGATGTTGTTGATTTATCTTTCTACCCGGTTATTGAAAAGCAGTTATTGATGACTTTGCGTCAAGCGGAGCATTTTTTGAGACATGCGATTTTATTATGTGGTGAAACAGCAGGTCCAGAGCCATATATTGTAACTTTAAATAATGATTTGGATCAAGTGATGTTCATTATTGAAGCGTTGAATAATGGATGGAATGAGTTGGGGGATACTTGGAAAGCTGTGAAATTTCAGCGAATTGCTACTTTGAAAAATAAAGATATGTATGATGAGGTTTTGGTCGATCAGGTGAAAAAGTTACGTGATCAGGCGAAAAAAGTAATCACAGATGCGCAGAATGAGTGGTTCCAAAGAAGTGGCACGAATTATTTGTTAGACTTAGGGAAAATGAAGCCGACAATTGAGACGTTAATAGCACTTAGCAAAGAGTTTTCTGTGAGGTTCTATGAGGAAAAGGTTGCCCGAGGAATGCTTGATTTTAATGATTTAGAGCACTTGGCGTTGCGCATTTTGTCGGATCCCGAGCATAAAAATAAGCCTTCTAGTGCGGCTTTGGGATATTTAGCTAAATTTAAAGAGGTATTGATTGATGAGTATCAAGATACTAATATGGTTCAAGAGAGCATCCTATCACTTGTCACGGCGGATACGGAAGCGGATGGTAATTTATTTATGGTTGGGGATGTTAAGCAGTCGATTTATCGTTTTCGTTTAGCGGAGCCAGGCCTATTTTTGGCTAAATATAAGCGGTATACAGAGGATGGGCATGAAACTGGCATGAAGATTGATCTGTCGCAGAATTTCAGAAGTCGTTCGGAAGTTTTGGACACGACGAATTTCATTTTCAACCAATTGATGGATACGGAGGTTGGAGAAATTGAATATGATTCGCAGGCGGAGTTGGTTTTGGGAGCAAATTTTCCAGAGTCGGATACGTCGGATACAGAACTTGTTTTAATTGATATGGAACAAGACGACAAGTCAGATGAAGCGGATGACTTATCACCTGAGCAGTTGCAAAAAAGACAAGTAGAAGCGCGTTATATTGCTAGGAGGATTGATTTACTTATACAAGAGAAGACGCCCATTTTTGATAAAGCTTTGAAGCAGTATCGAGCTATAGAATATAGGGATATCGTTATTTTATCGCGTGCTTTAACGAGTGCTCCTGAGATGGAGGAAGCTATGAAGGAGTTGGATATTCCTTTTTACGCAAACAACAATTCAGGATATTTTGAAGCGACAGAGGTTGCGGTCATGATTTCTTTGCTGAAAATTATTGATAATCCATATCAAGATATTCCGCTCGCTTCTGTTCTACGCTCGCCGCTTATTGGTTTGAACGAGGATGCGATGGCGAGAATTCGAGCGGTCGGGAAGAATATGCCGTATTTCGAGGCACTAGAAAAATATGCTATAACGCAGAGCGATGGCTTAGTTGAGCAAGTGCAATCATTTTTGAAGCAATTGAGTAATTGGCGGGAATTGTCTATGCGTGAGAATTTAGCGGACTTGATTTCGCAAATTTTTCAAGAAACACATTTCTATGATTTTATGGGCGGTCTACCGGGTGGTAAGCAAAGGCAGGCGAATCTTCGGGCATTATTAGATCGTGCTAATCAATATGAAAAAACAGCTTTTAGAGGATTATTCCGGTTTATTCGGTTTGTGGAAAAATTAGAAGTGAAGGGACAGGATTTAGGGACTGCTAAGACGCTAGGCGAAAAAGAAGATGTCGTTCGAATGATGACGATTCACGCTAGTAAGGGACTTGAATTCCCAGTTGTATTTTTATCTGGTTTGGATCGGAAGTTCAATATGCGTGATATTTATAATAAATACTTATTTGATAAGGATTTTGGTTTTGCAACGAGATATAACGATCCTGTTAAACGAATTGTATATCCTACTATTATGCAACAGGCGATAAAATATAAGAAAGTTGCAGAGATGACCGCTGAAGAAATGCGTGTGCTTTATGTTGCTCTGACTCGGGCGGAGGAGAAGTTAATTCTTGTGGGCACGGTTCCTAGTTTAGAGAAAGCAACTGCTGAATGGGAGCGGAGTATGCATCAAGCTGAGTGGATATTGCCAGCAAGCGTTAGGTACCAAGCGAAGACCTACTTGCAGTGGATCGGGAGCGTTTTTGTAAGGCATCCTTCTTATCTTGCTCAAATGGGAGTAACTCAGGTTTCAGGCGCTGTGAAATTACCAACCAATATGAGTCTTGTGATTGCAAAACATCAGTATGAGGAGTTTTTAACTGTAAATAACGATGATAAAGAAGACTCGGGTTGGTTGGACATTGTGAAATATGGTAAAGATGCAGAGACGGAGTCACCTTATTATAGGCAAATTCAGAACCGTTTGGGTTTTGAGTACGGCTTTAAAGAGGAGGCGGAAATTAGATCAAAACAATCGGTGACAGAAGTGAAGCGACAATTTTCCGTTACAGATAGTTTTAGTGACACGCGTTTTACAAGAAATGCGCAACCAGTTTCTTTTGAACGGCCTAAGTTTATGCAGGAACAAAAATTGACCGCGACGGAACGAGGAACGGCAATGCACACGGTGATGCAAGCATTATCATTAGATGAAAAGCCCACATCGCGGACGGTTGCGTTATTACTCGAAGATTTGGTGACTAGGGAGATTATGAATGAAAATCAGGCGGCTTCTATTCAAATAGATGAGATTATTGCTTTTTTTGATTCGGAGCTTGGGGAAATAATGATTCAGAATGCTACTAGAACCTCGCGGGAAATACCGTTTAGTTATAAAATTCCTGCTAACCGTTTATATCAGAAAGTGGAGACAGATGAGCAAATTATTGTGCAAGGTATGATTGACGTAATGGTAGACACAGGGGATGAACTTATTATTATTGATTATAAAACGGATCAAATAACAGGAAAATTTGAAAATGATTGGCTGAGAGCAGAGCCTGTTTTAAAGAAGCGGTATCAAGTGCAAATGGATATGTATAAAGAGGCTGTAGAGAAAATAAGTAGTAGACAAGTGGACCATGTTTATTTATACTTTTTTGATGGAGATCATATTTGTGAATTGACAGAGGGAGAGTGA